A region of Ascaphus truei isolate aAscTru1 unplaced genomic scaffold, aAscTru1.hap1 HAP1_SCAFFOLD_335, whole genome shotgun sequence DNA encodes the following proteins:
- the PRR3 gene encoding proline-rich protein 3: protein MTEEVTRRKLYQRDFWGLPPLGNGYPPTDLKNPLQQQPPPMQPPPYYPPPGPPGPYPGPHGPPPGGPRMMGPPPPHRDGYWEPPPNDHMRGGHHGDRGGMRGGGEWGPSPPPFHWGRGGRGGEPGYRGRGGRKDRGSPGGGRQGPYGRGHGGEHRGHGGEHRGHGGEHRGHGGEHRGHGGEHRGHGGEHSGQGHISDKSDRPICRHFVTKGKCNYENNCAFYHPGANGPPLL from the exons ATGACAGAGGAGGTGACACGCAGGAAG TTGTACCAGCGGGATTTTTGGGGATTGCCACCCCTTGGTAATGGGTACCCCCCTACGGACCTGAAGAACCCACTACAGCAGCAGCCTCCGCCAATGCAGCCACCTCCTTATTATCCCCCGCCGGGACCGCCAGGACCCTACCCAG GTCCCCACGGCCCACCCCCCGGCGGCCCACGCATGAtgggaccccctcccccacatcgTGACGGCTACTGGGAACCCCCACCTAACGACCACATGAGAGGGGGACACCACGGCGATCGAGGAGGGATGAGaggtggaggggagtggggaccctcacctccccccttccactgGGGCAGAGGCGGGCGAGGGGGAGAGCCGGGctacagggggagaggaggaagaaaaGACAGGGGATCCCCTGGAGGAGGGAGGCAAGGACCTTATGGGAGGGGTCACGGCGGCGAGCACAGGGGTCACGGCGGCGAGCACAGGGGTCACGGCGGCGAGCACAGGGGTCACGGCGGCGAGCACAGGGGTCACGGCGGCGAGCACAGGGGTCACGGCGGCGAGCACAGTGGACAAGGGCATATATCAG ACAAGTCCGACCGTCCCATCTGCCGACACTTCGTGACGAAGGGGAAGTGCAATTACGAAAACAACTGTGCCTTCTACCACCCGGGCGCCAACGGACCCCCCCTGCTCTAA